GCGCACTGCGACACAGGAGGCCAAGTGACTTCCAGGTTCGTTCGTCTTACCGGAAAAGGTTCGATACACCTCAGACATGGGATTCTCTGTGAAATAGGTATCCGGGGACATGCTTTTCAAGGTTCAGGGCCGCCCTCCCAATAAAGAAGGAAAGCCGGCCCGATTCACGATCCTCTCAATTGACCAGGCTTTGCATGGGTGCCGGGATGCGCCCTCCAAGGGACATGAATTCCCGTGATCCACCGTTGTCGGCCACCTTGATGATCGTCGCTTCTCCGAGCAGTCCACCGAAAAAGGCTTTTTCTCCGGCTTTCTTGCCCGGTACGGGAATGAGACGGGTGGCTGTGGTCTTCTTGTTGATGACACCGATCGCCATTTCGTCGGCAATGATGGCGGCAATGGTTTCTGCCGATACTTCGCCGGGAAGGGCCACCATGTCTAATCCCACAGAGCACACGCTGGTCATGGCTTCCAGCTTTTCCAGGGTCAAATGGCCCTTGCGCGCGGCTTCCGCAATGTTCAAATCCTCACTCACTGGAATGAAGGCCCCGCTCAACCCGCCCACATAGGAACTGGCAAAGGCCCCACCCTTTTTCACCGCATCATTGAGCATGGCAAGCACGGCCGTCGAACCGGGTACCCCGATGGACTTCAGGCCCAGGCTCTGAAAGATCTCCCCCACGCTGTCGCCCACGTTGGGTGTCGGAGCCAGGGAGAGATCGACAACTCCGAAGGGAACACCGAGCTTTCTGGCCACCTGCCTGCCGATGATCTCCCCTACCCGCGTGACTTTGAAGGCCGTGCGTTTGATGATTTCTGAAAGCTCCCCCAGATCCAGTTTGGGATTGACTGCACGGGCCCGATCAATGGCTTTCCGCACGACGCCGGGACCGCTGACTCCCACATTAATCACGGCATCCGGTTCGCCGACCCCCAGGTAGGCTCCCGCCATGAAAGGGACATCCTGGGGGATGTTGGCAAAAACGCAGAGTTTGGCACACGCAATGCCATCCGCTTTTTCAGTGAGATGTGCGGCCCGCTTGATGGTCTGTCCCATGAGATAGACCGCATCCATGTTGATGCCGGCATGCGTGGAAGCCACATTCACCGAGGCGCAGACACGCTCGGTTGCCGTGAGAGCTTCCGGAATGGCTTCGATGAGGGCACGGTCTCCCGTGGTCATCCCTTTTTCCACGAGGGCACTGAAGCCCCCGATGAAATCGATGCCGATTTCTCTGGCCGTATCATCCAGAGTCTGAGCGATCTCAACCATCTGCCCGGCTGAAAACGGACAGGCAGCCACGGCGACAGGACTCACGGAAATGCGCTTGTTCACAATGGGTATCCCGTATCTTACACCGACCTCGTCACACGTCACGACCAGGTTGCGCGCAAGACGGGAAATTTTGTCGTGAATATTTTTCTTGAAGCGTTTCAGGTCCCGGTCGGCACAATCAAAAAGGCTGATCCCCAACGTAACGGTGCGTACGTCCAGGTGTTCATTCTTGAGCATCTCAAAAGTGGAAAGTACTTCCCGATCTGTAAGCATGGTGATTCCCTATACCCGGTGAATTTCTTCGAAAATATCTCTATGCTGCAGACTGACATCGAGGCCGAGCTCTTTTGCGCGTTCGAACAGGGCGGCTCGAAAAGCATTCTGATCCGTTTCAACGGGGATGTCGACCTCATAGATCATGACATTGCGCCGGGGATCTTCCCCTCCACGGAAGGCAGCCTGGAGATGGGT
This region of Desulforhabdus amnigena genomic DNA includes:
- a CDS encoding PFL family protein, yielding MLTDREVLSTFEMLKNEHLDVRTVTLGISLFDCADRDLKRFKKNIHDKISRLARNLVVTCDEVGVRYGIPIVNKRISVSPVAVAACPFSAGQMVEIAQTLDDTAREIGIDFIGGFSALVEKGMTTGDRALIEAIPEALTATERVCASVNVASTHAGINMDAVYLMGQTIKRAAHLTEKADGIACAKLCVFANIPQDVPFMAGAYLGVGEPDAVINVGVSGPGVVRKAIDRARAVNPKLDLGELSEIIKRTAFKVTRVGEIIGRQVARKLGVPFGVVDLSLAPTPNVGDSVGEIFQSLGLKSIGVPGSTAVLAMLNDAVKKGGAFASSYVGGLSGAFIPVSEDLNIAEAARKGHLTLEKLEAMTSVCSVGLDMVALPGEVSAETIAAIIADEMAIGVINKKTTATRLIPVPGKKAGEKAFFGGLLGEATIIKVADNGGSREFMSLGGRIPAPMQSLVN